The DNA window ACTGCCGAAATGCAATATTAATCTTACTTTTAAAAATACTAATATATTTCTTAATTCATTATTATCATCACAATTACTTTTTTTTGCATTTTTTGCTTTTAAAATAAACTGTATCTTTAATAGTCCTTTTTAGTTTAGCACATAATTGCAAACTTAAAAGAGCCTTGTGAAATTCATGAGGCTCTTTTTTTATGCATATCCTTTCTCAAATTATGTTTTTAGAGTCATTGAGATTAACTTTGGAATGATTTATATCAATCTAAAAATCTAATTATTACTAATGAAAGCATTGAGCTCTTTTATATTATTTTTATTCGTTTTCAGCTTTTCATGTTTAATTTTCGCAGCAGATTATGAAAAGTATTTGGAAAATGATAAAATGGTAATCTTCTTCCCTGAGGATGAAAAATATGATGTCGGTGAGTTATTGAAAAAAAGTGAGCAGTTCCATGATATTGAAATTGTAAAAAGCTACTTTATCCCTTCCCCTAAGTTGCAGATTATTAGCTTTAACAAGGCCATAAGCTGGGAGCAAAAAGAAGAGATATTCAGTAGTGTAAACTTAGCCGGAGATGTGATGCATTTGCCCTATCTAAAAAATAATGAGGGTTTCTGGCTGGGTATTTTGCCCGATATTTTTGTATCTGTAAATTCTGAGGCTGAAAGAAATTCATTGATTTTAAATATGGGTAAGCAAGGCTGGGAGTTTGAACCTGTGAATCACTTACCTAAAAATGTATATAAATTCAGTAACCGTCAATCAAGCGGTAAGGAAATTTTAGATTTGGCAATTAGCTTAAATAATGATGCTGATTATCTATGGGCAGAACCGGGTTACTTCTTTTTTCCGGATGTGCATGATGTACCAGATGACCCTATTTTTTTCAGGCAATGGCATATAGAAAATGAAGGAACGGCTGCACAGGGAAATGGTGTAGTTGGAGCGGACATTTCAGGTTTGGATGCATGGACAGTTTCAAAAGGAAATCCGGATATTAAAGTAGCTATAGTTGATAGTGGTGTAGATACATTGCATCCTGACCTGAGTGCCAATTTTTATATGGGATTTGATGCAACCGGTGGCAACAGCAATGGTTTCCCCAATCAAAACTACTCACAGGATGCACATGGAACAGCAGCTACCGGAATCATTTCAGCAATAGCAGATAATGGTATTGGAGTTGCCGGCATTGCCAATGAGTGTAAATTTATGGCTGTAAAATCTTTTTATTATATCGACAGTTTAATTGGAATTATACCTTTTGCTACATCAGAGTATTTTTCAAGCGGACTAATATGGGCATATCAAAATGGAGCAGATGTGATAAACAATTCATGGACGATTCCTCCTTTATTTTTAGCATTGCTACCGGGCAATCCCGCTCTCATAGATGCTGCTCTTGAAGAGGCATCCACTAATGGAAGAAACGGGAAAGGAACCGTCTTGTTTTTTTCATCCGGAAATGATGGTGACCCGCCTTACTGGCCTTCAGACCTTGAAATGACAATAGCCGTAAATGCTACCAGTATGTGTGATGAAAGGAAAAGCCCTGATTCGTGTGACGGAGAAAACTGGGAAGGAAATTACGGTGAAACCATTAATATTTCAGCCCCGGGTGTTAGAATCCCAACTACGGATATGCAGGGTACAAAAGGATATACAAACGGCAATTATACCTTGTCTTACAATGGCACATCTGCAGCATCTGCAGTAGCAAGTGGAGTAGGCGCACTCATACTTTCTGTAAATCCGGACCTCACAGCAGAAGAAGTTGCTTATATTCTATATACTACAGCCGATAAAATTGAAGGTTGTGATTATAGTACCTATAAAAATGGCAGCACCTGGTGTCCCGAATTAGGACATGGCAGAGTGAATGCTTATCAGGCACTTTTAAGTGCTCAGGATTTTGAAGGTATAAGCTCGGTAAACAATTCGGTTAAAAATCATTATTTAAGAATTTACCCGAATCCGGTTAGAAAAAGCATTCATTTTAACCACAACTTTAATCATCCGGTTAAACTGACCATTTATAATATCAACGGTCAGTTTGTTTATGATAAAATATTTACTATATTACCTAATAAAATTAATATTGATGAAATATTATCTTCGGGTTTTTATATCTTAAAACTTACAAGTGACCGGGAGAGTATTACTAAGAAAATTATTGTTCAATAAAAAACTAATGAAAATGTTAAAAGGAAAAACAGCTATTATTACCGGAGCATCTTCCGGAATTGGCGCATCTATTGCTGAAGAAATGGCCAAAGAAGGAGCCAATTTAATTCTTTCCGATATTAATGATAAGGAAGGACAAAAATTAACAGA is part of the Chitinophagaceae bacterium genome and encodes:
- a CDS encoding T9SS C-terminal target domain-containing protein; the encoded protein is MKALSSFILFLFVFSFSCLIFAADYEKYLENDKMVIFFPEDEKYDVGELLKKSEQFHDIEIVKSYFIPSPKLQIISFNKAISWEQKEEIFSSVNLAGDVMHLPYLKNNEGFWLGILPDIFVSVNSEAERNSLILNMGKQGWEFEPVNHLPKNVYKFSNRQSSGKEILDLAISLNNDADYLWAEPGYFFFPDVHDVPDDPIFFRQWHIENEGTAAQGNGVVGADISGLDAWTVSKGNPDIKVAIVDSGVDTLHPDLSANFYMGFDATGGNSNGFPNQNYSQDAHGTAATGIISAIADNGIGVAGIANECKFMAVKSFYYIDSLIGIIPFATSEYFSSGLIWAYQNGADVINNSWTIPPLFLALLPGNPALIDAALEEASTNGRNGKGTVLFFSSGNDGDPPYWPSDLEMTIAVNATSMCDERKSPDSCDGENWEGNYGETINISAPGVRIPTTDMQGTKGYTNGNYTLSYNGTSAASAVASGVGALILSVNPDLTAEEVAYILYTTADKIEGCDYSTYKNGSTWCPELGHGRVNAYQALLSAQDFEGISSVNNSVKNHYLRIYPNPVRKSIHFNHNFNHPVKLTIYNINGQFVYDKIFTILPNKINIDEILSSGFYILKLTSDRESITKKIIVQ